A genomic segment from Juglans regia cultivar Chandler chromosome 14, Walnut 2.0, whole genome shotgun sequence encodes:
- the LOC108989616 gene encoding uncharacterized protein LOC108989616 — MRWESFRGRGAARGIRARRFVPYTCRARRPRGARIASYHSTGSDADPSGSDDSTQPPSHPWEPPCPPPMPPPGPNRESSPVIEPLPNGDNIDVTAPTMPAANQEQPKRRRGPAKCIEFEKARKYGKVLLKINDGEIAPCCENASMFTIRVTQIVKQHCDMSYARWTDVPDAEKNELIERVRGDFVLDWDQENHRLAVLKQLRKRFNAFHHELHKKYLSYRSHPEALASGCTMVNDNVWVKLCERWGTDKFKKISAQNQENRKRQTVNHTTGRKSFVRMLEKKRATNANLVEFYKETRWSKKNGRFVTPAAEDTYKEMVGKMDGLEPEQRTDEAAASVFREVLGQRPGYARGLGEMVIPESTRQRDREREREYLALIEKHKKDADNDKKDADNYKTQLEEVRDELRELRERQNETDKMMRMFLINFHPSPGSLHSSGETQ, encoded by the exons ATGCGATGGGAGAGTTTTCGAGGAAGAGGGGCTGCACGAGGTATTCGTGCTCGACGATTTGTACCATACACATGTAGAGCCCGCCGACCACGTGGAGCTCGCATCGCTTCATACCATTCCACTGGCTCAGATGCAGATCCGTCAGGCTCGGATGACTCAACGCAGCCTCCCAGTCATCCATGGGAGCCACCATGTCCACCTCCAATGCCCCCACCCGGGCCGAATAGAGAATCGTCACCCGTAATAGAACCCCTACCTAATGGAGACAATATCG aTGTGACAGCCCCCACAATGCCTGCCGCAAATCAAGAACAGCCCAAACGTAGACGTGGGCCTGCTAAGTGTATTGAGTTCGAGAAAGCGAGAAAGTACGGCAAAGTGCTTTTGAAGATTAATGACGGTGAAATAGCCCCGTGCTGCGAGAACGCATCCATGTTCACCATACGGGTAACACAAATAGTAAAACAACATTGCGACATGAGTTATGCGAGGTGGACTGATGTGCCTGATGCAGAAAAGAACGAGTTGATCGAACGTGTGAGG GGTGACTTTGTGTTGGATTGGGATCAAGAGAATCATAGATTGGCCGTCTTAAAGCAGTTGCGTAAGCGGTTCAATGCATTCCATCacgaattacacaaaaaatatttatcgtaCAGAAGTCACCCAGAAGCATTGGCTTCTGGGTGTACCATGGTCAACGACAACGTCTGGGTTAAGTTGTGTGAGAGGTGGGGAACCGACAAATTCAAG AAAATTTCAGCACAAAATCAGGAGAATAGAAAGAGGCAAACCGTTAACCACACAACTGGCCGAAAATCCTTTGTTAGGATGTTGGAGAAGAAG CGGGCTACGAATGCGAATTTGGTGGAGTTCTATAAGGAGACCCGCTGGTCAAAGAAGAATGGTAGATTTGTTACCCCAGCCGCTGAAGACACTTAT AAGGAGATGGTTGGCAAGATGGATGGTCTGGAGCCTGAACAACGCACCGATGAGGCAGCTGCGAGTGTATTTAGGGAGGTACTTGGTCAGAGACCAGGATATGCAAGGGGGTTAGGCGAGATGGTCATCCCAGAGTCGACAAGACAACGGGACCGTGAACGAGAAAGAGAGTACCTTGCCTTAATCGAAAAACACAAGAAAGATGCCGACAATGACAAGAAAGATGCCGACAATTACAAGACGCAGCTTGAAGAAGTGAGAGATGAATTGCGAGAACTTCGTGAGCGGCAAAATGAAACTGATAAGATGATGAGGATGTTCCTCATCAATTTCCATCCTTCTCCTGGGTCTCTCCATTCTTCTGGAGAGACCCAGTGA
- the LOC108989621 gene encoding LOW QUALITY PROTEIN: uncharacterized protein LOC108989621 (The sequence of the model RefSeq protein was modified relative to this genomic sequence to represent the inferred CDS: substituted 1 base at 1 genomic stop codon) has product MKKVSGMVLYLKPILLKKLILSTFSSIENGASPAICAYLRRALASFKELKKKRKNDLESLAXEKKKKKKKKSS; this is encoded by the exons ATGAAGAAGGTCTCGGGTATGGTACTCTATTTGAAGCCAATTTTGCTCAAGAAGTTGATTCTCTCCACCTTTTCCTCAATCGAAAACGGTGCGTCGCCAGCTATCTGCGCGTACCTCCGACGAGCACTGGCCTCCTTCAAAGAGTTG aagaagaagagaaaaaatgatttagaaaGTTTAGCATAGGAAA aaaaaaaaaaaaaaaaaaaaaaatctagttgA
- the LOC108989637 gene encoding embryo-specific protein ATS3A-like: protein MYVFGRLSTRTTKMIKNWRGSFCSYCFVLLLLSLLAGGQSLPPETKNNCTYAVTIETTCTKGAETSNHVSLRFGDTNSNDILVRHVNSKHVRRVDPLEPDVLDDVPRKPFQACVVDEFEVKGQCVKSPICYLYLKLTGADDWRPGFAQVRVLEGSHLSSDYFYFRVYLPRNAWHGFDVCDKKVTPFGIKHNRKVFVKKPYQVPY from the exons ATGTACGTGTTTGGGCGACTAAGTACGAGAACGACGAAGATGATCAAGAATTGGAGGGGATCGTTCTGTTCATACTGCTTCGTGTTATTATTGCTTTCTTTACTTGCCGGAGGTCAAAGTCTGCCACCGGAAACCAAG AACAACTGCACCTACGCAGTCACCATAGAGACAACTTGCACAAAGGGAGCCGAAACCTCAAACCATGTGAGCCTAAGATTTGGTGACACAAATTCAAATGACATACTGGTCCGGCACGTCAACTCCAAGCACGTAAGGAGGGTTGATCCATTGGAGCCTGATGTCCTCGACGACGTGCCCAGAAAGCCATTTCAAGCATGCGTGGTAGACGAATTTGAAGTTAAGGGTCAATGCGTAAAATCCCCCATTTGCTACCTATACCTGAAACTCACCGGAGCCGATGATTGGCGACCGGGTTTTGCACAGGTTAGGGTGCTAGAGGGCTCTCATCTCAGCTCGGATTATTTCTATTTTCGTGTATACTTGCCTAGGAATGCATGGCATGGTTTTGATGTGTGCGATAAGAAGGTCACTCCTTTTGGGATCAAGCACAACAGGAAGGTCTTTGTTAAGAAGCCATATCAAGTTCCATATTAA
- the LOC108989607 gene encoding laccase-17-like, giving the protein MGFSLLCSPAISGVFLFSLIACCLLPELALAGAGITRHYKFNVKLQNVTRLCHTKSIVTINGQFPGPRIVAREGDHLLIKVANHVQNNISIHWHGIRQLQTGWADGPAYVTQCPIQTGQSYLYNFTIVGQRGTLFWHAHISWLRSTVYGPLIILPKRGVPYPFAKPYKEVPLIFGEWWNADPEEVISQALQTGGGPNVSDAYTINGLPGPLYNCSIRDTFKLKVKPGKTYLLRLINAALNDELFFSIANHTLTVVEADAVYVKPFETDTILIAQGQTTNVLLKTKPHFPNATFFMTARPYVTGLGTFDNTTVAGILQYDLFPSKTLSTISIKKLPLYKPVLPPLNDTSFAANFTSKLRSLASFQFPANVPHKVDKRFFFTIGLGTSPCDQQNQTCQGPNGTRFAASVNNVSFSLPTTALLQAHFFGQSNGVYSPDFPSSPRIPFNYTGNPPNNTMVSNGTKMVVLPYNTSVELIMQDTSILGAESHPLHLHGFNFFVVGQGFGNFDPNKDPANFNLADPVERNTVGVPSGGWVAIRFQADNPGVWFMHCHLEIHTSWGLKMGWVVLDGKLPNQKLLPPPADLPKC; this is encoded by the exons ATGGGTTTTTCTCTTCTCTGCTCACCAGCAATTTCAGGGGTGTTTCTCTTCTCATTGATTGCATGCTGTCTCCTTCCTGAGCTTGCACTTGCAGGAGCTGGCATTACCAGACACTACAAGTTTAAT gtCAAATTACAAAATGTAACACGATTGTGCCACACGAAGAGCATAGTTACTATAAACGGGCAATTTCCTGGGCCTCGCATTGTAGCCAGGGAGGGTGACCACCTTCTTATAAAAGTGGCTAACCATGTCCAGAACAACATCTCCATTCATTG gCATGGGATTCGACAGCTTCAAACAGGGTGGGCTGATGGGCCAGCATATGTGACTCAATGTCCCATACAAACTGGCCAGAGCTATCTGTATAACTTCACCATCGTTGGTCAGAGAGGCACTCTTTTCTGGCATGCCCACATATCATGGCTAAGGTCAACTGTCTATGGTCCTCTAATCATTCTTCCCAAGCGTGGTGTCCCTTACCCATTTGCCAAACCCTACAAGGAAGTTCCCCTTATCTTCG GGGAGTGGTGGAATGCAGATCCCGAGGAAGTCATTAGCCAAGCCTTGCAAACAGGAGGTGGTCCAAATGTCTCTGATGCCTATACTATTAATGGACTTCCAGGGCCATTGTATAACTGCTCCATCAGAG ACACATTCAAACTGAAGGTGAAGCCCGGGAAGACATACCTCCTCCGCTTAATCAACGCAGCACTCAATGACGAGCTCTTTTTCAGCATTGCAAACCACACCCTCACAGTCGTCGAAGCCGATGCTGTTTATGTTAAACCTTTTGAGACTGACACTATTCTCATAGCCCAGGGACAGACCACAAATGTTCTTCTGAAGACCAAACCCCACTTCCCAAATGCCACATTCTTCATGACTGCTAGGCCATATGTTACTGGTCTTGGCACTTTCGACAACACTACTGTCGCTGGCATCTTACAATATGACTTATTTCCATCTAAAACCCTCTCAACCATCTCCATTAAAAAGCTTCCACTCTACAAACCAGTTCTTCCGCCCCTCAATGACACTTCATTTGCTGCAAATTTCACAAGCAAACTCCGAAGCTTAGCAAGTTTTCAATTCCCTGCTAATGTCCCCCATAAAGTTGATAAGCGTTTTTTCTTCACAATAGGCCTTGGAACAAGCCCCTGTGATCAGCAAAACCAGACTTGCCAAGGTCCTAACGGAACAAGGTTTGCAGCTTCTGTTAACAACGTTTCTTTTTCACTCCCAACCACTGCCCTGCTCCAGGCTCACTTCTTTGGGCAGTCAAATGGAGTTTATAGCCCCGACTTTCCGAGCAGTCCAAGAATTCCTTTTAACTACACTGGCAACCCACCTAACAACACTATGGTGAGCAATGGGACAAAGATGGTGGTTCTGCCTTATAACACTAGCGTGGAGCTTATCATGCAGGATACAAGCATTCTTGGTGCTGAGAGCCACCCCCTCCACCTCCATGGCTTTAATTTCTTTGTGGTTGGGCAAGGTTTTGGGAACTTTGATCCAAATAAGGACCCTGCAAACTTCAATCTTGCCGATCCTGTTGAAAGAAACACTGTGGGTGTACCTTCGGGAGGTTGGGTGGCCATCCGGTTCCAAGCAGATAACCCAG GTGTATGGTTCATGCATTGCCACCTGGAGATCCACACGAGCTGGGGTTTAAAGATGGGTTGGGTTGTCTTGGATGGAAAACTCCCAAACCAGAAGCTGCTTCCTCCTCCGGCAGATCTTCCCAAGTGTTGA